The genomic window AATACCCAGCTAATTAGTTTCATACTTTCAGGTTCCTACTTTCTAAAAGATTGATCTGACAATGTCCAGAGGAAGAAAAGTCTTGTTAGACCATCAAGAGTATCGTACACATTCCTCTAGGCAAATAATAAGGGCTGAAAGTTACCGGATTCATGCTGATTCTTTCAGTCACTGAGGAGCCCAATATAGCTGCATACCTGAACAACCAGTCAATGTTATCCAATTAATTTCAAGGAAATAGTAATTATATGTTGTTAACTTTAACAAATTTAGTATCATCAAGTGCAGATAAAGTAGTTGATAGGTGCATCCGTCATCCGTCAACTCCATTGTTTCAGTCCTCACATAAAATTTCTCCTCACATAAAATTTCCAAGTTATTAATGATTGGTAAATCTTTACGTCAAACAAATGTCTGaacatggatacataaaacatcaAAGAGAAGTGCCCTTTAATAAATTGGCATGGTAAAGCAACTGGGACATCAGTTAGCGGGGTCATACATTTGTACATGGACATCACGCAATGTTAGAGCCAACCTAGTTAGATAAGCTTAAATATGCTAGGTGTCACTAGGAACTGGAAATTTGGCAACTCACACAAGCATAACATCTTCAACTGTGGAAGCAATTGGTCCGATGATTTCTACAGTCCCGCAATCACATAATGCCCTGCATCATAAAAGAATTGGCAAAAGAATCAGCCGACTTCACTGCAGAACAGtgataaagtcattgggtgattaAACTaattacctgagttcgaaacacGTTAACACTAAATTCTTTGTGTCGAATGAGATCGAAAATTTCAAACAAACTTATCCTAGATTTCAAACACTATGTTTTTAACAAGCTTACCCTTCCATGTCAGTCCGACCATATGTTGTTTTCAAGCCTACTACACCACAAAGTGAAGAAGGAATTCGAACTGAGCCTGCattccagtaaaaattgcattctgaATAAGAAGAGTATTCTTAATATGTGTCATGAGGAAAGCCAATATGTTATTGGTCCAACCTCCACCATCAGTTCCAAGTGCAGCCGAACATAATCCAGAAGCTACAATTGCTGCTGGACCCGAGGAAGATCCACCAGTATATCTGTCTAGGGAGTGAGGGTTTCTCGCTGTTCTGTAAGGAGGAAGTATTGGAAAATATAAATAGCATAATCACCAATTCAACATTTTATACAATCTCGACAGTATATCAGATCAACCTACCCATAATTAGGATTATTTCCAGTTGTTCCAAGGCCAAATTCGTGCATGTTTGCTTTCCCAATGAGAATCGCACCACAACTTCTCAATTTTGAAACAGAGGCTGCATCTCCTTTGACTGGGCGGACTTCGTGGAACCATGTTGTCCCACCTGTGGTTATAATTTAGTGAAAAAATTCGAACAAAGTCTAACGATATAATAGTTAGACAAACAAACAACAACTCGCTGTAGGTATCAATATAACACTAAACACAGATGAAAGCTTACCCTTAGATGGATATGGAGAGCAGTCTATATCATCCTTGATTGCCACAAAAATTCCATCCAAGACAGATATTGGGTTTCCTGCAGAACATGTATCCATTACCAGTAAATACAAGCTTACACGAACAAGGGTGTATAGTGTACCTCAATTATAAACAGCAAATGAATTTTTAATAGTGGGACTTATTAGGAACATATCATGCCTTCTTTGAACCTTTCCGTTGAAGCTGCAGCTTGTTTCCTTATATCGTCAGCATTGAAAGCAATCAAAAACGGCATTGGGGGCTTTTTATTATTGAACTCCTCCACACCAGAAATTACATGTTCTGCGACCTAAATATTTTGAAGTGAATCTCTGCTTCGTCGGCTACTGAATAAACAAAAATATGAAAAGGAGAGGAACTTTAGACTGCGAGAAGAACCAACCATCGATGGAGTCACAAGCCCAGCTTGATAAGCATGTGCATAGTCGCGGATTTTCCAGTACAAATACGGAGAGGAGTCAGCGTTCGAGAGGTAAGCAGGATCATACTGCGGAAGACATTTTAAAGCTGCTTCAACCCTACGAATGGGTTCATCATCTTCTCCCACGACAACAACACCATGTTCTGGCTCTGTAGATCATAAGGAACAATGTTATAGCTGTTGGAATTTCAGATCCATTAACCCTACAATTAAGACCTAAACattgtggaaaacaaccttaCGCTGAAATCAGACCTTGAACCTAGTATTAGCATACTCAACAACACACAAAAACAACACCATATGCAGCAAGATCACTACATATAGTTCATACTAAAACTGGTTATTGTAcaataaggaaaaagaaacactCAAGACACTTGACCTTCATGACTTattatcaacttctatttcctcaccttacctcttgatagaatgaaaACAGATTTGCTTTTAAGGAAAACTTGTGAGGCTAGAAAAGAGTCCTagtcatgcttgccacatgtcaCTCCAACCTTTACATCATGAGTTGGAGGACATCTCATGGCTACATTGGACACCTCATATGACATGTCAAGCTAAAGGACATGTCATGCTTAGACTCAACCTTATCTAGCATTAACCTTAAGCTAGTCTTTGCATGATTAATACCATAAACATGCCTTAATGCGGATTAAGACTAATTCGACTTAACTTAATCTAAACAAGCATTACTTTAACCATATGGGATTTGTTGCGCAAAAcacaaaaaatctaacaataGCGACTACCCATATTGCTGCGGCCACCAATTAATAGAAATAGGTTTACAAAATTCACCCCTAACCCATTGTCCTTCATACTTCACACACAGAGGCACacacaaaaagaaaaggaaagggaaaaaaaTGACCACAGCCTGTCTAAAACATCTTACTATGTAACGAAAAAAGATCATCTCTGTCTACCCACTCAACAACACCTACTTCGTAGTTCATCCATAACTCGATTATCAACAATTAAGATTCAGTAACCACCTTGTATATTTCAAAATTTGACTTATGAGTGTAGCGGTTAATCAAACTGGTCCTCACTAAATGGTGAAGAAGAGTTACCTTGTGGTGGAAACTCAGGCTTAAACATGGGGCGTTCTGGAATCACGGTATAGCGCAACATCTGTAAATTAGAAGGAATGAACAAATAGTTAGACATTCATATGGTATAGAGGCGTTATAAGTACAAAATCCCACTAGAACAAACCAGTGCTGCATATACCAACCTCATCCATTTTATTCTGTTTCTTCAAGATTGACAATACTAATGAACCTATCAATGGTGCTTCAGTAACCCAAACAAAAAGCTTCAAACCGAAACCAGTTAAATGTGGAGCTGCAacaaaaaaccatttaaatcgCATTAATTCATGTAAACCTAGAAATCATACTAATTTTCCTATTcatttaagaaatgaaaaaaaccCTTAAATTGTTGAATCAGAACTGACCTTGAATCGGTTCCCGCTTATACTTAACTGTCTTTAAGTCGACATTTTCCACTGGTATCATGACTTTCTTCTTCCCCATTCTAATAAATacaaaaaaactaaagaaaaattaGAGTTCAATACTGCATAGACCTTTACAGAACCAAAGACCAAAGTAGAAATCATCTAAAGATGTACTAAGAACTTGCTCGTACAAAATTGAATAcgcataaaacaaaaacaacattaAAATGGAGTAATTTTGTTTTTCTGATTAATTTGGTAATGAATTACGATTCTGAAATTGTACCTGTTTTTGGGAGTTGGAACTTGTTTTTGGAAAGGAAGACTTTAGAAAGATTTGGTGGAGTAAGAAACAGGAGTCACGAAGAAGAAGGATTCTTGAGAATAGATAGGTATAATTTCTTTTTCTATATTATGTCATTCATAAGTCATGATCACACAAATCGGTTAATGGCAATGACAGACTGGCTGCTGTTTTGCAGGAGCCATTTATTACGAACCTACTATTTTCTTAGTATTTactactctctttttttttagggAAAGTCCGAGAAAAGCATAATTTCGCCGGCCACGTGATCCGCGGTTTCTCTACTATTGAAAGAAGCTCAAAGGCTATAGGATGATGCGTGGATCGCGAAAATTTTACCACGATTATTTTGATTTCAGGATGTGCCTAATCCGATCGAGATTTCCAAAACTGATAAAAGGGTTATCGGGTTTAGCAGGGATACCGTATGAGTGatcccttttattttttttaataccgTATGACGATTATTCTGGTCATGATAGGATGTAATTTTTTTGTATCATATCAAACAGTACCCTGCTAATCCCGGTGACTCCCTTATTCTTTTTAATACTATCATTCAATCCTTTCTCTCTTCTTTCCCCTTCTCGAAACTTTAGAAAAAAcctatcattttcttcttcctttgctcagatctagtcctttAGAGCGTCGACAATGGaccactaaaaccaaaatttttgtccAGAAACCACACGCAGTCGAACGGATTAAAGATTAAAAACCAGACTAAAACTAAATATCAGAATATATTTGGTCTGGAAcccggaccaaaaccaaatttaatcGAGCGGACATTAAAAGTGTGCTTGATACCGAGCGTAAGTATAATGTCCGTTTATAGCGGGGTGTAAGTATAAAATCCGTATGATGGTGGGGCGAACTACTTACGTTTGAATCAAAAACAAGTG from Papaver somniferum cultivar HN1 unplaced genomic scaffold, ASM357369v1 unplaced-scaffold_118, whole genome shotgun sequence includes these protein-coding regions:
- the LOC113330453 gene encoding fatty acid amide hydrolase-like; translated protein: MGKKKVMIPVENVDLKTVKYKREPIQAPHLTGFGLKLFVWVTEAPLIGSLVLSILKKQNKMDEMLRYTVIPERPMFKPEFPPQEPEHGVVVVGEDDEPIRRVEAALKCLPQYDPAYLSNADSSPYLYWKIRDYAHAYQAGLVTPSMVAEHVISGVEEFNNKKPPMPFLIAFNADDIRKQAAASTERFKEGNPISVLDGIFVAIKDDIDCSPYPSKGGTTWFHEVRPVKGDAASVSKLRSCGAILIGKANMHEFGLGTTGNNPNYGTARNPHSLDRYTGGSSSGPAAIVASGLCSAALGTDGGGSVRIPSSLCGVVGLKTTYGRTDMEGALCDCGTVEIIGPIASTVEDVMLVYAAILGSSVTERISMNPAPPCLPSLSSFESSNALKSLRLGKYTEWFNDVYSTDISDKCEDVLNLLSKNHGCETVEIVIPELDEMRAAHVVSIGSESLSSLIPYCEDGKGPKLTHDTRTNLALFGTFSASDYVSAQRIRRRIMHYHMDIFKKVDIIVTPTTGMTSPIIPEGSLKLGETNLEVSGYLMRFVIAGNLLGLPAISVPVGHDKQGLPIGIQLIGRPWAEASILRLASAVEELCLESRKRPSTFVDILKVK